The following are encoded in a window of Actinomycetota bacterium genomic DNA:
- a CDS encoding homoserine dehydrogenase, whose amino-acid sequence MGERTLGIGLLGCGIVGSGAARHLLTHREEIARAVGAPVEIRRVAVRNIAKQRDVDLPKEIFTHDPQEVVDDPDVDLVVEVMGGIEPARTAILSALKAAKPVVSANKELMSTLGAELFEAADERGVDLYYEAAVGGGIPLVRPIKESLAGERIRRLMGIVNGTTNYILTRMSEADLEFAEALAEAEALGYAEEDPTADIEGFDAASKTAILASIAFRARVVQGDVYREGISHITHQDIANARRLGYVVKLLAIAEEADGEIAVRVHPAMIPATHPLASVRDSFNAVFVEGESVGDLMFYGRGAGGDPTGSAVVGDVVAAARHLVESGRGLGCTCYETRRIRPIDEMHSQYYVLLSVEDRPGALARVAATFGENGVSIGSVWQEGTGTEAQLVLVSHRAREAALQATIRGLEQLPEVLKVMSVLRVEGEEI is encoded by the coding sequence ATGGGCGAGAGAACGCTGGGGATCGGGCTGCTGGGGTGTGGGATCGTCGGGTCGGGTGCGGCCCGGCATCTGCTCACGCACCGGGAGGAGATCGCGCGCGCCGTCGGCGCGCCCGTGGAGATCCGGCGGGTCGCGGTGCGCAACATCGCGAAGCAGCGCGACGTCGACCTCCCCAAGGAGATCTTCACCCACGACCCGCAGGAGGTCGTGGACGATCCCGACGTGGACCTCGTCGTGGAGGTCATGGGCGGCATCGAGCCCGCCCGGACGGCGATCCTGTCCGCCCTGAAGGCCGCGAAGCCCGTGGTCAGCGCCAACAAGGAGCTCATGTCCACGCTGGGAGCCGAGCTGTTCGAGGCGGCCGACGAGCGCGGGGTCGACCTCTACTACGAGGCGGCGGTCGGAGGGGGGATCCCCCTGGTCCGGCCCATCAAGGAGTCGCTGGCCGGGGAGCGGATCAGGCGGCTGATGGGGATCGTCAACGGCACGACCAACTACATCCTCACCCGCATGTCGGAGGCGGACCTCGAGTTCGCCGAGGCGCTCGCCGAGGCGGAGGCGCTCGGGTACGCCGAGGAGGACCCGACGGCCGACATCGAGGGGTTCGACGCCGCGTCCAAGACCGCCATCCTGGCGTCGATCGCGTTCCGGGCCCGCGTCGTCCAGGGCGACGTGTACCGGGAGGGGATCTCGCACATAACCCATCAGGACATCGCGAACGCCCGGCGGCTCGGCTACGTCGTGAAGCTCTTGGCGATAGCCGAGGAGGCGGACGGGGAGATCGCGGTCCGGGTGCACCCGGCGATGATCCCGGCCACGCACCCGCTCGCGTCCGTGCGCGACTCCTTCAACGCGGTCTTCGTGGAGGGGGAGTCGGTTGGGGACCTGATGTTCTACGGCCGGGGGGCGGGCGGAGACCCGACCGGGTCCGCCGTGGTCGGCGACGTCGTGGCGGCCGCACGTCATCTCGTCGAGTCGGGACGGGGTCTCGGCTGCACGTGCTACGAGACCAGACGCATCCGCCCCATCGACGAGATGCACTCCCAGTACTACGTGCTGCTCTCGGTCGAGGATCGCCCCGGAGCGCTCGCCCGGGTCGCGGCGACCTTCGGCGAGAACGGGGTCTCGATCGGGTCCGTCTGGCAGGAGGGGACCGGGACGGAGGCGCAGCTGGTGCTGGTCTCCCACCGGGCCAGGGAGGCGGCCCTGCAGGCCACCATCCGGGGTCTCGAGCAGCTCCCCGAGGTGTTGAAGGTGATGTCGGTACTGCGCGTCGAGGGCGAGGAGATCTAG
- the thrC gene encoding threonine synthase, translated as MPLWRGVINEYRDRLPVTGATPVVTLEEGGTPLVRADALSGRSGLDVWLKFEGSNPTGSFKDRGMTLAISKALEEGAKAVCCASTGNTSASAAAYAARAGLRCIVFVPHGGIALGKLAQALMHGADVLEIEAGFDGAFVVSKELSERYPVTFVNSVNPYRIEGQKTCAFEVVDELGGAPDYQVMPVGNAGNITAHWRGYREYGRGCPVMFGIQAQGAAPLVRGEPVATPTTLASAIRIGNPQSWDGAVSARDESGGDFLAVSDAEILEAYHVLASEEGVFCEPASAAALAGFLRLLDEGRLERGRRAVLILTGHGLKDPDRALAEAPAPKSVPADVETVAGLLGW; from the coding sequence GTGCCCCTGTGGCGCGGGGTGATCAACGAGTACCGCGATCGCCTCCCCGTCACCGGAGCCACGCCGGTGGTCACCCTCGAGGAGGGGGGCACCCCGCTCGTGCGGGCCGACGCGCTGTCCGGCCGGTCCGGCCTGGACGTCTGGCTCAAGTTCGAGGGCTCGAACCCCACCGGGTCCTTCAAGGACCGGGGGATGACGCTGGCCATCTCGAAGGCTCTCGAAGAGGGCGCGAAGGCGGTGTGCTGCGCGTCGACCGGCAACACCTCCGCGTCCGCCGCGGCGTACGCGGCCCGGGCCGGGCTGCGCTGCATCGTCTTCGTCCCCCATGGCGGGATCGCCCTCGGCAAGCTGGCCCAGGCGCTCATGCACGGTGCGGACGTCCTCGAGATCGAGGCCGGGTTCGACGGCGCCTTCGTCGTCTCGAAGGAGCTGTCGGAGCGATACCCGGTGACCTTCGTCAACTCGGTCAACCCCTACCGGATCGAGGGCCAGAAGACCTGTGCCTTCGAGGTGGTCGACGAGCTGGGGGGAGCCCCCGACTACCAGGTCATGCCGGTCGGCAACGCGGGCAACATCACCGCGCACTGGCGGGGGTACCGCGAGTACGGTCGCGGCTGCCCGGTCATGTTCGGCATCCAGGCCCAGGGCGCGGCGCCGCTCGTGCGAGGGGAGCCGGTGGCCACACCGACGACGCTGGCGTCGGCGATCCGCATCGGCAACCCCCAGTCCTGGGACGGGGCGGTGAGCGCGCGTGACGAGTCGGGCGGGGACTTCCTGGCCGTCTCGGACGCCGAGATCCTGGAGGCCTACCACGTGCTCGCGTCCGAGGAGGGCGTGTTCTGCGAGCCCGCGTCCGCCGCCGCGCTGGCCGGGTTCCTCCGGCTCCTCGACGAGGGGCGCCTAGAGCGTGGGAGGAGGGCGGTCCTGATCCTGACCGGGCACGGCCTGAAGGACCCCGACCGCGCCCTGGCCGAGGCTCCGGCGCCCAAGAGCGTCCCCGCCGACGTCGAGACCGTCGCCGGTCTGCTGGGCTGGTAG
- the thrB gene encoding homoserine kinase, giving the protein MRYLVTAPASTANLGPGFDCVAAALTLDLSVIADDEADEARIDVIGEGAQAIPTDGSNLLVRAAEVVHGPLPPLHLRVRNHIPMGRGLGSSAAAIAAGVVLGTALSGRKPEPEEMLAAACSLEPHPDNLAACLYGGLVVAAPSGGGTSVIRMDPARHIRPVLLVPEEHELGTEQARSVLPQQVARPDAVSNVAWTAGLVALLTGRTSADPRELLTCTQDRLHQDARAPLMPETARLLQRLREAGVAACVSGAGPSLVCLVTGSGEDVVREVAEELAGWRLVVADWESRGARVETIDGRLV; this is encoded by the coding sequence ATGAGGTACCTCGTCACCGCTCCCGCCTCGACCGCGAACCTCGGCCCCGGGTTCGACTGCGTCGCGGCGGCCCTGACCCTCGACCTGTCGGTGATCGCGGACGACGAGGCGGACGAGGCCCGCATCGACGTCATCGGGGAGGGAGCGCAGGCCATACCGACGGACGGGTCCAACCTGCTCGTGCGGGCGGCGGAGGTCGTCCATGGTCCGCTGCCGCCCCTGCACCTGCGCGTGCGGAACCATATACCGATGGGCCGGGGGCTGGGGTCGTCCGCAGCCGCGATCGCCGCGGGGGTCGTCCTCGGGACCGCGCTCAGCGGCCGGAAGCCCGAACCGGAGGAGATGCTCGCGGCCGCCTGCTCCCTCGAGCCGCACCCCGACAACCTGGCCGCGTGCCTGTACGGGGGGCTGGTCGTGGCCGCTCCGTCCGGTGGGGGAACGAGCGTCATCCGGATGGACCCCGCCCGCCACATCCGCCCGGTCCTGCTCGTCCCCGAGGAGCACGAGCTCGGTACGGAGCAGGCGAGGAGCGTGCTGCCCCAGCAGGTGGCGAGGCCCGACGCGGTCTCGAACGTGGCCTGGACGGCGGGGCTCGTCGCCCTCCTGACGGGCCGAACCTCCGCCGACCCCCGGGAGCTGCTCACCTGCACGCAGGACCGGCTCCATCAGGACGCCCGGGCGCCGCTGATGCCGGAGACGGCACGCCTGCTCCAGAGGCTGCGGGAGGCCGGCGTGGCTGCGTGCGTGTCCGGAGCCGGACCCTCGCTCGTCTGCCTTGTCACCGGCAGCGGTGAGGATGTCGTGCGCGAGGTGGCCGAGGAGCTGGCCGGGTGGCGCCTCGTGGTTGCCGACTGGGAGTCCCGCGGAGCGCGGGTGGAGACGATCGACGGGAGGTTGGTGTAG